A window of the Carassius gibelio isolate Cgi1373 ecotype wild population from Czech Republic chromosome B16, carGib1.2-hapl.c, whole genome shotgun sequence genome harbors these coding sequences:
- the dap3 gene encoding 28S ribosomal protein S29, mitochondrial: protein MNLHKLSSRLCPTVTQRFRHLHIQSSGQQLEAVSEPNLLSVFRTSEQDPSFHSERHTGQYYTLPAAHIQKLFPHGLPPRFQLQIKTFNEGCVMVRPPALELISYLKKADYSKPPLRYILYGDIGTGKTMSLSHALHYCYTQGWLIVHIPDAHLWVKNCKELLPSSSRPSRFDQPIQASQWLKNFKITNERFLSKIKTTQQYVWTKRERTEKGQPLGELVDQGVNRMKSSSDVVGAVLRELRLQAGGATEGEGAFKLAVAVDGVNALWGKTSLKKEDRTMCEPEELTLIHNLRKMMKNNWSGGAVLTALSQTGSLFKPRSAFLPSELFGEEGFDHMEPFVPVSVSNYNEKEFESCYLYYLDRNWLQHPHSLSEEGKKELIFLSNKNPSTLERLCAFL from the exons ATGAATCTGCACAAACTGTCCTCGCGACTGTGCCCTACA GTAACACAGAGGTTCAGGCATCTCCACATCCAAAGCAGTGGCCAGCAGCTGGAAGCAGTTTCTGAACCAAATCTGCTGTCAGTCTTCAGAACTTCAGAGCAGGATCCT TCGTTTCATTCAGAAAGACATACTGGGCAGTACTACACGCTCCCTGCGGCTCACATCCAAAAACTCTTCCCTCATGGACTTCCTCCACGCTTCCAGTTGCAG attaaaacatttaatgaagGCTGCGTGATGGTGAGGCCGCCGGCGCTGGAGCTTATCTCATATCTTAAAAAGGCTGATTACAGCAAGCCTCCGCTGCGTTATATTCTCT ATGGAGATATAGGCACTGGAAAGACCATGTCTTTGAGTCATGCCCTGCACTACTGCTACACTCAGGGCTGGCTAATCGTGCACATACCCGATG CTCATCTGTGGGTCAAGAACTGTAAAGAGCTGCTACCATCGTCTTCCCGCCCCTCACGCTTCGACCAGCCAATCCAGGCATCCCAATGGCTGAAGAACTTCAAAATCACCAATGAACGCTTTTTATCCAAG ataaagacAACACAACAGTATGTGTGGACAAAGAGAGAAAGAACTGAAAAGGGGCAGCCTTTAGGGGAGCTCGTCGATCAA GGTGTGAATCGCATGAAGAGCAGCAGTGATGTGGTGGGCGCAGTGCTGCGAGAGCTTAGGCTGCAGGCAGGGGGCGCCACCGAGGGCGAGGGGGCCTTTAAACTGGCTGTGGCTGTGGATGGAGTCAATGCGCTGTGGGGCAAAACATCTCTTAAAAAGGAGGACAGAACTATG TGTGAGCCAGAGGAACTGACTTTGATTCATAATCTGAGGAAGATGATGAAAAACAATTGG AGTGGAGGTGCTGTTCTCACAGCTTTGTCTCAGACCGGCTCTCTGTTCAAGCCACGGTCTGCCTTCCTTCCCAGTGAGCTCTTTGGAGAG GAGGGGTTTGATCATATGGAACCGTTTGTGCCAGTTTCTGTGTCCAACTACAATGAGAAGGAGTTTGAGAGCTGTTATCTGTATTATTTAGACCGCAACTGGCTGCAGCATCCACACA GTCTATctgaagaaggaaagaaagagctTATCTTCCTCAGCAACAAAAACCCATCCACCCTGGAACGATTGTGTGCCTTCTTGTAA
- the gba gene encoding lysosomal acid glucosylceramidase, whose amino-acid sequence MRETLLFVLLTGLITIARADDCQALNFGHGSVVCACNATYCDSVGRTGLPDPAQFLSYVSSKSGSRLVKTQGQFQKNSTAAALRITLNPSQKYQRIKGFGGAMTDAAAMNILSLSSGAQDQLLRQYFSTDGIEYRFVRVPMASCDFSTRLYTYADTPEDYDLQNFTLAEEDIHMKIPLLQRAQALSAQPLNLFASAWSAPAWLKTNGALIGKGSLKGKPGGKEHKTWAQYYIKFLEEYGKHNLSFWGLTSGNEPTAGEMTNYSFQALGFTAETQRDWIALDLGPGLHSSSFPQTRLMILDDNRLLLPHWAKVVLSDVQAARYVHGIGFHWYLNNIAPPDITLTTTHHLYPEYFLFSTEACAGWNPLDRGVRLGSWDRAEDYAHDIIQDLNNFVTGWTDWNLALNQDGGPNWVKNFVDSPIIVDSSKDVFYKQPTFYSMAHFSKFLWEGSQRVGMSFSQHTSLEVSSYIRPDASAVLIILNRSEEEVQFEVWDQTLGFLPGSAPPHSILTLLWSRR is encoded by the exons ATGAGAGAGACGCTTCTGTTCGTTCTGCTGACTGGACTGATCACTATAGCGAGAG CTGACGACTGTCAAGCTCTGAATTTCGGTCATGGTTCGGTTGTGTGCGCGTGCAATGCGACATACTGCGACTCGGTGGGCCGGACTGGGTTGCCAGATCCCGCTCAGTTCTTGTCATATGTCAGCAGTAAATCTGGCAGCAGACTCGTGAAGACTCAAGGCCAGTTCCAGAAGAACAGCACCGCTGCAG CTCTCCGAATCACTCTGAATCCCAGTCAGAAGTATCAGCGCATTAAAGGATTTGGGGGAGCCATGACAGATGCAGCAGCTATGAATATTCTGTCCCTGTCCTCTGGAGCTCAGGACCAGCTGCTCAGACAGTACTTCTCCACAGATG GTATAGAGTACCGTTTCGTGAGAGTGCCGATGGCCAGTTGTGATTTCTCAACTCGCCTCTACACGTATGCTGACACTCCAGAAGACTACGATCTCCAGAACTTCACCCTGGCTGAAGAGGATATTCACATGAAG ATTCCCCTGCTGCAGCGGGCTCAAGCTCTCTCTGCTCAGCCTCTCAATCTGTTCGCCAGTGCTTGGAGCGCCCCCGCCTGGCTGAAGACCAATGGGGCGCTGATTGGCAAAGGCTCTCTCAAAGGCAAGCCAGGAGGCAAAGAGCACAAGACCTGGGCCCAGTACTACATTAA ATTTCTAGAGGAATATGGGAAACATAATCTTTCTTTCTGGGGGTTGACATCAGGAAACGAGCCCACTGCAGGCGAAATGACAAATTACAGTTTTCAGGCTTTGGGTTTTACTGCGGAGACGCAGCGTGACTGGATCGCCCTGGATCTGGGTCCAGGGCTCCATTCCTCATCCTTTCCCCAGACCCGCCTTATGATCCTTGATGACAACCGACTTCTGCTTCCACACTGGGCTAAAGTG GTTCTGAGTGATGTACAAGCGGCACGTTATGTCCACGGGATTGGTTTTCACTGGTATCTGAACAACATTGCACCACCTGACATCACCCTGACTACCACGCACCACCTCTACCCAGAGTACTTCCTGTTTTCAACCGAGGCGTGTGCGGGGTGGAACCCGCTGGATCGTGGGGTGCGTCTGGGCAGCTGGGACAGAGCAGAAGATTATGCACATGACATCATACAG gACCTGAATAACTTTGTGACTGGCTGGACAGACTGGAACCTGGCCCTAAATCAGGATGGAGGGCCAAATTGGGTTAAAAACTTTGTGGACAGCCCTATTATTGTGGACTCAAGTAAAGACGTCTTCTACAAGCAGCCCACCTTCTACAGCATGGCCCACTTCAG CAAGTTCCTGTGGGAGGGGTCACAAAGAGTGGGCATGTCCTTCAGCCAGCACACCAGCCTGGAAGTTTCTTCCTATATCAGACCTGATGCCTCGGCCGTGCTAATCATTCTCAACAG GTCTGAAGAGGAGGTGCAGTTTGAAGTTTGGGATCAAACGCTGGGCTTTCTGCCAGGAAGTGCTCCACCTCACTCCATCCTCACACTGCTGTGGAGCAGACGCTGA